From Candidatus Binatus sp.:
GCCGTCCGCGTCGAGCGCCGCGTGGACCGACATGGTCATGGCATGCGCTTCGCCGTGAAGCGTGAGGAAGCCGGTCACTATCGCGGTGCCTTCGTTGCGGCCGCCCATCACGACGCCGACGACGCTGCTGCTCTCGAATCCGATGGTGGGAAATTTGTCCGCCTCGAGCGATTTTTCGGTGACGACTCGATCGCGCGACGCACGGTCGCTGCGATAGCTGCCCGCGTCGATCAGTATCCGCACCTTCGCGGTGCCCGGGATGTCGGCGGGATCGCCGCTCACCGCGCCGTCGATTATGCGCAACGTCCCGGTCGCGCTGCCGCGGATGAAGGCGGCCGGCTCCGCGACCGACACGCTTACCGTGCTGCGGTCAACGTCAATCTTGAATCGCATCGTGGCTGCGCCGGCAGCGCACGGCTCGAAAACCATCAGCGCGAATGCGCCGGCCATCGCAATCATTGCGTGCGTCAGGACGGCGCGAGACTCATTTGCAAATTTCTTCAATTGGCAAGTGCTCCATTGTCGTGCGATCAGCCGAAACGCCGGCGCGCGATTGCAACGCCTGCAACAGTGTAGATGATTCCGAATCCAAAGTTGACGGCCGCCGGAACCAGCGCAACCGACGCGGCGAGATTGCGGATCATCAAATCGTTGAAGGCGCGCATCGCCCACGTGGTCGGCAGCGCCAGCGCGAGTTGCTGCATCCAGGCGGGTTCCAGGTCGATCGGCCACCAACATCCGCCGATCGCCGCCATCGTCATGATCACAATTGCACCCACGGGCAGAATGGCGTCGCGCGTCCGCCCCACTCCGGCAACGATCAATCCGAAGGCCGCGCCGGCGAAAGCAATCGCCGCGGCGGGTATCATCAGCGCCGCCGGCGTGCGGCCGAGCGAAATTCCGAAAAGCGCGTATCCGGCGGCGAACAACACCGCCATCTGGAGGAAGCCGACTACGAAGCGGGCGAGCAGCTTTCCGGTAAGCGTAGTCCACAGCGGCGCCGACGCCGAGCGCAGGCGTTCGAGCGTGCCCCAATCATGCTCGTCGATCAGCGCCAACGACACGCCCATCAACATGCCGATCAAAAGAAAGGTCACGGCGAAACCCGGCACCTGGAGATCGAACGCGTTGAATCCTCCGACCGCGCCGATTTCCCTGCCGGTCAAATCGACTTCGGCGTATCCCAGCGTGCCCGGGATCGCGAGGCTCGAATCGATTCGAGGCAGGACCGGAATGTTGACGGGCGGGATTTTTGGCATCGCCGGCAGTTCGGGCAGATTAAGATCGATCGGCGCAGTGGTGAGCGCGCTTTCGAGCCTGGCCCGGACGTCCTTGAGATCCGCGCCGGGTTCGAGCTTGATTGCGCTTGCGCTGAGATCCAGATCGGCCGGGAGAGCCGGGATTAGCGGCGGCGGCGGGATGTCGGCGGCGTGGCTGCCCGCGAGTTGCTTGAGTTGGCCGAACCATGTCTCGAACTGGCCGTGCGCGAGCTCGAGGCGCTTCAAATAATTCTTGAGCTCATCGAGTTTCGCCCGCTGCGCGGCGGCGTCGGCGTCAACCTTGCGCTGGACCCGGTTCAACTCGGCGTCGAGCGCGGCTTTGGTTTGAGCGCGCGCGTTGCTCAAGGCAGTCTCGAGCTGCGCGCGAATCCGCGCCGCGAGCGCGGCGCGCGATGCAGTGGCCGCGGCGCCGGCGCGAGCGGCTTCGGTGCGGGCTTGCTCGGCGGACTCGCGCACCTGCTCGAGCTGACGGGTCAAGTTGCGAGTTTGTTCGGCCGCCTGCGTCCGCGCCTCGGCGGCGGCGCCGGCGCTGATTTTCCGGCACAACTCCGAAAGCGTCAGCTCGATCTGTGTGGTCTGCAGATATTTGACCGGATCGGTATAAAGAATGAGCCGCGCGCTGTGGCCGTGTTCGATCGAATCGCTTGTTCCCTGAGGAATGACTATTGCGACCACCGCCATTTTTCGCTCGCGGACAGTCTGCTGAGCGTCAACGCGGCTCGAGCAATGAATGACTGAGAGCTCGGGCCGCTGCGCGATTGCGTCGAGGATCGCGCGCGCGATAGCGCCCTGGTCTTCGTCGAAAATGGCCACCGAATATTCGCCGCGCGGAGCGACCCGGCCGCCGTAAATTTTCGCCAGCGAAAATCCAGCGGCAGCGATGACGGCGATTGGCGCGACCAGCAGCATGAACAGGCCGACCCGATCGCGGCGGATGAGCAGGAATTCCTTGCCAATCGTCAGCCACACCGCGCGCAGCATCATCGCCTCACGCGAACCGGATCGTTGGTCGTGGCGCGCATCATCTTAATGGCGTATCGCGAAGCGCGTGGCCGGTGAGTTTCAGGAATGCGTCCTGGAGATTGGGGCGATGGACGTGGAACTCGAC
This genomic window contains:
- a CDS encoding YceI family protein; amino-acid sequence: MKKFANESRAVLTHAMIAMAGAFALMVFEPCAAGAATMRFKIDVDRSTVSVSVAEPAAFIRGSATGTLRIIDGAVSGDPADIPGTAKVRILIDAGSYRSDRASRDRVVTEKSLEADKFPTIGFESSSVVGVVMGGRNEGTAIVTGFLTLHGEAHAMTMSVHAALDADGIFTGDGEVKFNYEDLGVKVPGVLFGAILAGDEATVRFHIVAVNAATPAADASPAAATAPSQ
- a CDS encoding ABC transporter permease; amino-acid sequence: MMLRAVWLTIGKEFLLIRRDRVGLFMLLVAPIAVIAAAGFSLAKIYGGRVAPRGEYSVAIFDEDQGAIARAILDAIAQRPELSVIHCSSRVDAQQTVRERKMAVVAIVIPQGTSDSIEHGHSARLILYTDPVKYLQTTQIELTLSELCRKISAGAAAEARTQAAEQTRNLTRQLEQVRESAEQARTEAARAGAAATASRAALAARIRAQLETALSNARAQTKAALDAELNRVQRKVDADAAAQRAKLDELKNYLKRLELAHGQFETWFGQLKQLAGSHAADIPPPPLIPALPADLDLSASAIKLEPGADLKDVRARLESALTTAPIDLNLPELPAMPKIPPVNIPVLPRIDSSLAIPGTLGYAEVDLTGREIGAVGGFNAFDLQVPGFAVTFLLIGMLMGVSLALIDEHDWGTLERLRSASAPLWTTLTGKLLARFVVGFLQMAVLFAAGYALFGISLGRTPAALMIPAAAIAFAGAAFGLIVAGVGRTRDAILPVGAIVIMTMAAIGGCWWPIDLEPAWMQQLALALPTTWAMRAFNDLMIRNLAASVALVPAAVNFGFGIIYTVAGVAIARRRFG